The DNA sequence GGTTATTGGTACTAATTCTCTTTTAGTCGGGGAGGATACATTTCTATAACACGACGACTCAAAAGAGAACGTCGAAGGATCCAAGGGATAAGCTTGATATAGACGATGACATCGAGGGTGACGAAAGCGACGAAGACATGAGTTTGGACCTCGAGCTCAACTTGACATGCGAATCGCTCGACAAGAACAACAATCAAACAACACAAGGAGGGCGGCGAGCCATAGGTGGAATGTTCGGCTCGTCGGAAAATTACAAGCAGCAAACGGAGATGGTGGCCGCCGTTTGCATGAGGTGTCACTTGTTAGTGATGATGTGTAAATCTTCGCCGGAGTGTCCTAACTGCAAATTCATAAACTCGCCGGAGCAGACCTCGCCGGCGATGCTAAAACGCCGGTGTTACCTTTCTTGGTGAAGtggtaattataattaaaactttCCTTCTTTAATTTGTGTTATTGtcatcaactttttttttaaaaaaattatatgggGAGGTTTGTAATGTGTAAATATACAAATTcgtgtttttatttgttataaaCGTCGAAAACGTTCCTTCAAATTGGTTTGTCGGTGAAcgatgagaaagaaaaacgaaaTATTCCGATACAATTCAATTCTCTTTGATGTGAAAAAACGAAGCTCCGTGCTACCTTCCTACGTATTTATAACGGGCAGCCTAAAACCTACCtgatttttcttatatatctCGATCTTTCTCGTTTCTCGTAGATGTAAGAACAGTATTTGCACTCTCAATAATCGTCTCGAGTACTTTACCCAGTTATCAACGAATTATTAGGGTTTAGACTTAATCCAAGCAATGCCATATTCCACTGTTAAGCCACTAGTAATGAAAAAAACACTGCAAAACAATTCACGGATAACTCGAGATGGGTACGTGTTTATGTTTCTTCATTACACTCTGCACACTTGTCGAAATTCTATTGAGCAACGAGCACGGGTAACTCGATGGTTAGGGATAGGGCTACAAACCCagaaaaattctatttttggaCACGATGACGAAGAAGTACATCGAATATAGATAAAACGGTCAATCATAGGTTAATTTTTCGAGAAATTGacgaacaaaataattaatttaaagggTCGAAAAAGTTCCTAACCATTAACCAACTAAATCATGTGAGCTAATAATGATTTGTATCTAACTTTTGAGCGACCTTACAACacaaaataatcataaatgaGAGCCTCAAATCTATTGGGTATTAAAGCTCTTCCATGTACTCTAAACTAATAGTGTCCTTAAATAGGCCGCCGTAGGTCCCATCAATTAATCCTCTTGTCGCCTCCATTTTAGGGTAACCCTTAAAACAACCACACATCcctatacttttatttttctcttttaagaCCTTCCCATTCAAATTCTAATAAAGCCCTTTTAAAGGGTATGGTTCGTTACGACGTAGTCCCGTGTAAGGGTATGGATAAGATTGTAAGAttgagaaacgaaacattccttataagactgtagaaatctctctctagtagatatgttttaaaaccgtgagactgacgatgatatgtaacgggctaaagcggacaatatctgctaacggtgggtttgagttattataaatggtattagagctagatatcgggcggtgtgccaatgaggatgttgggcccccaagggagtggattgtgagatccgacattggttggagagaggaacgaagcatgaatgtgaaacctcttcctagtagacacattttaaaatcgtgaggctgacgacgatacgtaacgggccaaaccAAGCAATACCTACtaatggtgggtttgggctattataaatgatattagaacCAGGCGCCACGGTGTGGCAATGAGAATGTTGGCTCCCCAAGGGagttgtgatgtcccatatt is a window from the Cucurbita pepo subsp. pepo cultivar mu-cu-16 chromosome LG07, ASM280686v2, whole genome shotgun sequence genome containing:
- the LOC111798987 gene encoding uncharacterized protein LOC111798987, with the protein product MVPFQSHPSSQNDKRSEVRESSENLAKKRKWEQPLQPPQINSIFDIELHLETPLPFDWQRCLDIQSGRIHFYNTTTQKRTSKDPRDKLDIDDDIEGDESDEDMSLDLELNLTCESLDKNNNQTTQGGRRAIGGMFGSSENYKQQTEMVAAVCMRCHLLVMMCKSSPECPNCKFINSPEQTSPAMLKRRCYLSW